Proteins from one Sulfolobales archaeon genomic window:
- a CDS encoding APC family permease: protein MKLRRDWLKRDLNTFDIYSLVHSDSQSTYYLMIGFIALYAGGSFLFIALYAVILMILIALIYGEMGSHFPEVGGSYIYVRYSLGSLIALISVWLLSLDQIIMISYGTLDAATYLRSMLELYHIHGAMTQIPENIVALILSTVLFILTLIGIRESARVAMSIAILDIILVGFLSLYNIFYMLLHQSFYEAPQFMWKGIQPPDLLLSLALASRGFTGLDSIGQLAGEARKPLIQIPRATILVIMIGAFYSLSLSILLMNMIPHRSLQENPALAIFMIAERTPYISLLIAPLIAVNIILIMLMAALTGYVAFSRLLYILSQDRMTHQIFGRVHPKFRTPYISLVIAYLISLVLIIPGEISLILEIYAIGSLINYLIVAISLGVLSRRGVLYGGFSTPRIRDVPVTVLIGTPIMIMALAFNLIEKYSAVGVIGIWAFIGIILYLYMKRRENTA from the coding sequence ATGAAGCTTAGAAGAGACTGGCTTAAAAGAGATCTTAATACATTCGATATATACTCCCTAGTGCACAGCGATTCTCAGTCTACATACTATCTCATGATAGGATTCATAGCATTATATGCTGGAGGAAGTTTTCTCTTTATAGCCTTGTACGCTGTGATTCTCATGATTCTCATAGCACTCATATATGGTGAGATGGGATCTCATTTTCCCGAGGTAGGAGGATCCTATATATATGTGAGATACTCTCTAGGATCTCTAATAGCTCTCATATCAGTATGGCTGCTCTCACTAGACCAGATTATAATGATAAGCTATGGAACTCTTGATGCGGCTACATATCTGAGAAGCATGTTAGAACTTTATCATATACATGGTGCGATGACTCAGATACCCGAGAACATTGTTGCATTAATCCTCTCAACAGTGCTATTCATCTTAACTCTAATAGGGATCAGAGAATCTGCTAGAGTGGCTATGTCGATAGCTATCCTAGATATTATCCTCGTAGGATTTCTATCTCTCTATAACATATTCTATATGCTCCTCCATCAGAGCTTTTACGAGGCTCCTCAATTCATGTGGAAGGGAATTCAACCACCAGATCTACTCTTATCTCTAGCTCTGGCATCGAGAGGATTCACAGGATTAGATTCTATAGGTCAGCTAGCTGGTGAAGCTCGAAAACCTTTGATCCAGATACCTAGAGCCACAATACTGGTGATAATGATCGGAGCCTTTTACAGTCTATCGCTTTCAATACTTCTCATGAACATGATACCACATAGATCTCTTCAAGAGAATCCTGCACTAGCAATCTTCATGATCGCGGAGAGAACACCTTATATATCGCTCTTAATAGCTCCTCTAATAGCGGTTAATATAATCCTTATAATGCTCATGGCTGCTCTGACAGGTTATGTAGCATTCTCAAGACTCCTCTATATTCTATCTCAAGATAGAATGACCCACCAGATCTTTGGTAGAGTACATCCTAAATTTAGAACCCCATACATATCCCTGGTAATAGCATACCTAATCTCATTAGTTCTAATAATACCTGGAGAGATCTCTCTAATACTAGAGATATACGCGATAGGGTCTCTAATCAACTATCTCATAGTAGCAATATCACTGGGAGTGCTCTCCAGAAGAGGAGTACTTTACGGAGGCTTCTCAACACCACGAATCAGAGATGTACCAGTAACAGTACTCATAGGAACACCTATAATGATCATGGCATTAGCATTCAACCTCATAGAAAAATACAGTGCAGTAGGAGTCATAGGAATATGGGCTTTTATTGGAATCATTCTATATCTTTATATGAAGAGAAGAGAGAACACTGCCTAG
- a CDS encoding TrkA C-terminal domain-containing protein has translation MRREAIVLDSMDDTSLMLVDVLVENGYSVHVITVEERGELFVRKPVYIRLVPDMNSIDESILSEVLRDVEFNYVEASILISPNEDLNIKVARYMKEQGIPVIIVALKSSEKISEAEAEGFSVINVPGCILGRIQRTLSLKFYRITPIRGRVSMLESFVTGDMKILGSTIREIEEKYNVSVMIIRGSEDLHNAPDEVIQEGDYIVVIGPLDNLFELVK, from the coding sequence TTGAGAAGAGAAGCTATAGTTCTCGACAGCATGGATGACACCTCTCTAATGCTTGTAGACGTGCTTGTGGAGAATGGTTATAGTGTTCACGTGATAACAGTTGAGGAGCGGGGAGAGCTCTTCGTGAGAAAACCTGTTTACATCAGGCTTGTGCCAGATATGAATAGTATTGATGAGAGCATCTTATCAGAGGTTTTAAGAGATGTAGAGTTCAACTATGTAGAAGCATCTATACTCATTTCTCCTAACGAGGATCTTAATATCAAGGTTGCGAGGTATATGAAGGAACAGGGTATTCCCGTGATCATTGTAGCTCTCAAGAGTAGTGAGAAGATTTCCGAGGCTGAGGCTGAGGGTTTTAGCGTGATTAACGTTCCAGGCTGCATTCTTGGAAGGATTCAGAGAACTCTTTCTCTTAAATTCTATAGGATCACACCGATCAGAGGAAGAGTCTCAATGCTGGAAAGCTTTGTAACAGGAGATATGAAGATTCTTGGAAGCACTATTAGAGAGATCGAGGAGAAGTATAATGTTAGTGTTATGATCATAAGAGGTTCTGAGGATCTTCATAACGCTCCTGATGAGGTTATTCAGGAAGGAGATTACATAGTTGTTATAGGTCCTCTAGATAATCTTTTTGAACTGGTTAAGTGA
- a CDS encoding phospholipase D-like domain-containing protein, protein MVLKRSFGVIILVVFILGFLAGFEVGFEYYRSNVSQSVNVSSSGAGVYRVLTDKDYYDTLRWWLDRANKSVHVIMYVIKYDPKQYNDPVNILLYTLADLKRRGVDVKIIVDDTTMQSYPETISFLKNMSISIKLDESASKTTHAKIVIIDGYIVFIGSHNWTESALTRNHEVSVVIYDQSVGESMIRYFEDIWSKGRSI, encoded by the coding sequence ATGGTTTTGAAAAGATCCTTTGGAGTGATTATTTTAGTTGTTTTCATCTTAGGATTTCTTGCAGGCTTTGAGGTAGGGTTCGAATATTATAGATCTAATGTTTCTCAGAGCGTTAACGTTTCATCTTCCGGTGCGGGAGTCTATAGAGTTTTAACTGATAAAGACTACTATGATACTCTGCGTTGGTGGCTTGATAGAGCTAATAAGAGTGTGCACGTTATAATGTACGTTATAAAATACGATCCTAAGCAGTATAATGATCCTGTGAATATCCTTCTATATACTCTAGCAGATCTAAAGAGGAGAGGTGTTGATGTGAAGATCATCGTCGATGACACTACCATGCAGAGCTATCCCGAGACTATATCGTTTCTTAAGAACATGAGCATCTCTATAAAGCTTGATGAAAGTGCTTCTAAAACTACTCATGCCAAGATCGTTATAATCGATGGATACATTGTATTCATAGGATCTCATAACTGGACTGAGTCAGCTCTCACAAGAAATCATGAAGTCTCTGTAGTGATATATGATCAGAGTGTTGGAGAGAGCATGATCAGATATTTTGAGGATATATGGAGTAAGGGGAGAAGCATTTGA
- a CDS encoding alkaline phosphatase family protein, which produces MVLFFSLATLNTVSRTYDSWASYRNPYIDVLQRVEPVNISGEPVARHIVFILFDGLSVDNLESLIREYDSLRELISMGAFYPHGLANTPTYSTPGRASILTGSPPEVNGVISNFYNGSLQVDSIARVAKDAGFKILCSGDESIEMLLSGIIDECSRVNIGGGHGAIALSEGLRLFNKYSDAGYRVFLWIGISDIDEIGHLSTGSRSSEYNATIVNIARLTLNFIESIAGKNVLIVILNDHGFKKVGHHGGSEPEVRRVFTLFIGPKVKPGVYNISFTHNDIAPTIAMLMGLRIPTLSMGRVLSEGFDISTDRVEAYAKASREQAFRVVAAMGGAMGVEISSAADPLDSYLLITSKLYSEGMIMRLVLVLFLAAIALAGLYMSLRARIFSPRRLLILTVSGLTVYEAVYWLVYLIVGGPTSLSDTLSLRDLLDKIMVSVMLSSAFLGVVLGFVELTPFRVGIIKILIPTLTVPALALFLSLIYASPFYISYGSTVRFPPPDWSSGFMFFVYLMKASSTGLVGLPLALVIVIIFSIIGFYIHRSLERLERAGKSGA; this is translated from the coding sequence GTGGTTCTGTTTTTTTCTCTAGCTACTCTCAACACTGTTTCGAGGACTTATGATAGTTGGGCTAGTTATAGGAATCCCTATATCGATGTGCTACAGAGGGTTGAGCCTGTTAATATTTCTGGAGAGCCTGTGGCCAGGCATATAGTATTTATCTTATTTGACGGTTTAAGTGTTGATAATCTTGAGAGTTTAATTAGAGAGTACGATAGCTTAAGAGAGCTCATATCTATGGGAGCCTTCTATCCTCATGGTCTAGCTAATACACCCACATACTCTACCCCTGGGAGAGCATCTATACTTACAGGCTCTCCTCCAGAGGTTAATGGTGTAATCTCTAACTTCTATAACGGGTCTCTGCAGGTTGACAGTATCGCTAGAGTAGCTAAGGATGCTGGGTTTAAGATCTTATGTTCCGGTGATGAATCTATAGAGATGCTATTATCAGGCATCATTGACGAATGCTCAAGAGTTAATATAGGAGGAGGTCATGGAGCTATAGCTTTATCTGAGGGCTTAAGGCTTTTTAATAAATACTCAGATGCAGGATATAGGGTTTTCCTCTGGATCGGCATTAGCGACATCGATGAGATAGGTCATCTTAGTACTGGTAGTAGGAGCTCAGAATATAATGCCACCATAGTTAATATTGCTAGACTCACCCTCAACTTCATAGAATCTATAGCCGGTAAGAATGTCTTAATAGTCATATTAAACGATCATGGCTTTAAAAAAGTAGGACATCACGGAGGTTCAGAGCCTGAGGTTAGGAGGGTTTTCACATTATTTATAGGACCTAAGGTTAAGCCGGGAGTATATAATATCAGCTTTACCCATAACGATATAGCTCCTACAATAGCTATGCTCATGGGCTTGAGAATACCTACGCTATCTATGGGTAGAGTCTTATCCGAAGGCTTCGATATTTCTACCGATAGAGTTGAGGCGTATGCTAAAGCCTCTAGAGAGCAAGCTTTTAGAGTTGTAGCCGCTATGGGAGGAGCTATGGGTGTGGAAATCAGCTCTGCAGCTGATCCTCTAGACTCGTATCTGCTAATCACTAGCAAGCTATACAGTGAGGGTATGATCATGAGACTGGTCCTAGTCTTGTTCCTAGCAGCTATAGCATTAGCAGGCTTATACATGTCTCTAAGAGCACGCATCTTCAGCCCTAGAAGGCTTCTAATACTCACAGTCTCTGGACTCACAGTCTATGAGGCTGTATATTGGCTGGTATACTTGATAGTTGGAGGACCTACAAGCCTCTCCGATACACTTTCGCTAAGAGATCTCCTAGATAAGATTATGGTTTCGGTGATGCTGAGCAGCGCTTTTCTAGGAGTTGTCCTAGGTTTTGTAGAGCTAACCCCATTTAGAGTTGGAATCATAAAGATTCTAATACCTACACTCACAGTACCAGCTCTAGCACTGTTTTTAAGTCTCATATATGCTTCTCCCTTCTATATAAGCTACGGTTCTACTGTAAGGTTTCCTCCACCAGATTGGAGTAGTGGGTTTATGTTCTTTGTATATCTAATGAAGGCTTCATCTACGGGGCTGGTAGGATTGCCTCTAGCACTGGTAATTGTGATAATATTCTCTATTATAGGCTTTTACATACACAGGTCACTTGAGAGACTTGAGAGAGCTGGGAAGAGTGGAGCCTAA
- a CDS encoding lysostaphin resistance A-like protein yields MSRDDVIDLMIIILPLFLFPVSFIVLREIFILSMAISVAFMGSLSLVIMLVRGVFYKIMLRGRLSSAMISSVLATAILYIVFLIGGYLSILLGLWSYVDSIYLSIEISAKAYKNLLPIILAFIGFMEEIFWRGYVQGYFIENRLGIRDLTAVLISTLYYTLVHMPTLNLVLIVGAFFVGVITGIIALRYGVLNSIIVHVLWLEFVIVYMPVPSVLGKLGIL; encoded by the coding sequence ATGTCTAGAGATGATGTCATAGATCTGATGATAATCATATTACCTTTATTTCTCTTTCCAGTATCATTTATAGTGTTAAGAGAGATCTTTATTTTATCAATGGCGATCTCTGTAGCTTTCATGGGTTCTCTATCTCTCGTTATAATGCTTGTAAGAGGAGTTTTCTATAAGATCATGCTGAGAGGTAGATTGTCTTCAGCTATGATCTCCTCAGTACTCGCAACTGCTATTCTATACATTGTATTCCTGATAGGTGGGTATCTATCGATTTTACTAGGATTATGGTCTTATGTTGATTCGATTTATCTATCTATAGAGATCTCGGCAAAAGCTTACAAGAACCTGCTACCGATCATTCTAGCCTTCATAGGTTTCATGGAAGAGATCTTCTGGAGAGGCTATGTACAGGGATACTTTATAGAGAATAGGCTCGGTATTAGAGATCTTACAGCAGTACTTATCTCAACCCTCTACTACACACTGGTTCACATGCCTACCCTTAACCTGGTCTTAATAGTAGGAGCTTTCTTCGTGGGCGTGATCACGGGTATCATAGCATTAAGATACGGAGTTTTAAACTCTATCATAGTTCATGTATTATGGCTGGAGTTTGTGATAGTATACATGCCTGTCCCCAGCGTTCTAGGAAAACTGGGCATACTCTAG
- the rdgB gene encoding RdgB/HAM1 family non-canonical purine NTP pyrophosphatase: MIIRILNLTNNTNKILETRLLLERLYPGVEFIVDGMPDSIRKIEIQEEELEKIALYTLENALDQIREAEKWDIIMREDSGLFIESLKGFPGPFSSYVYKTIGLEGVLKLLEEKNNREAYFKAVIAYRFKGEKNLRLATGIVRGRISREIRGFKGFGFDPIFIPENYDKTFAELGEDIKIWISHRGRALKEVIDEYMKKRSSSS, from the coding sequence TTGATCATTAGAATACTTAATCTGACCAATAACACTAACAAGATTCTTGAGACAAGACTCCTCCTAGAAAGACTATACCCAGGAGTAGAATTCATAGTAGATGGAATGCCGGATAGCATTAGAAAGATAGAGATACAAGAAGAAGAGTTAGAGAAGATAGCACTCTACACACTTGAAAACGCATTAGATCAGATAAGAGAAGCTGAGAAGTGGGATATTATTATGAGAGAAGATTCAGGGCTTTTCATAGAGTCTCTCAAAGGCTTTCCAGGACCTTTCTCAAGCTACGTATACAAAACCATAGGATTAGAAGGAGTGCTGAAACTATTAGAGGAGAAGAACAATAGAGAAGCCTATTTCAAAGCTGTGATAGCATATAGATTCAAAGGAGAAAAGAATCTGAGACTGGCAACAGGCATAGTACGTGGAAGAATCAGTAGAGAGATCAGAGGATTTAAAGGCTTTGGCTTCGACCCTATATTCATTCCAGAGAATTATGATAAAACATTCGCAGAACTAGGTGAAGATATTAAGATATGGATCAGCCATAGAGGAAGAGCTTTGAAAGAAGTAATCGATGAGTATATGAAGAAGAGATCTTCTTCATCTTAG
- a CDS encoding mechanosensitive ion channel: MDFNAGFVLNLIYGIIIIVVVAVLLIIANRYLFKFLRIRFRKSIVLFFEMVIALLIISFAVGSIASLYGFREVFIVVFGLFILGVLAIIIGSRHVLEEYMSGVLAIEIHDLRVGDYIEVDHVRGYIVALNETSIVVRDMHRDLVYIPYTKLLHSPFKRFRVEEGHEIVIPIVIPYVSDLAELRNRIMERARELGIENVRISIESLSEKSIRLIIRGIIRDLRREEEIRYSMLDEIYSRAFQKIRENRSV; this comes from the coding sequence ATGGATTTTAATGCCGGGTTTGTTCTGAACCTGATCTACGGGATCATAATAATAGTTGTGGTAGCAGTATTACTTATCATAGCAAACAGATACCTATTCAAGTTTCTGAGAATAAGATTTAGAAAAAGCATTGTGTTATTCTTCGAGATGGTGATTGCTCTTCTTATAATATCATTTGCCGTGGGAAGTATAGCATCTTTATACGGCTTTCGAGAGGTTTTTATAGTTGTCTTCGGTCTCTTCATATTAGGAGTTCTAGCAATAATAATAGGATCTAGACATGTGCTAGAAGAATACATGAGCGGGGTTCTAGCAATAGAGATCCATGATCTAAGGGTTGGAGACTATATAGAGGTGGATCATGTGAGAGGCTATATAGTAGCTCTTAATGAAACCTCGATAGTGGTAAGAGACATGCATAGAGATCTTGTATACATACCATATACAAAGCTGCTTCACTCACCATTCAAAAGATTCAGAGTAGAGGAAGGACATGAGATCGTGATCCCGATCGTGATACCCTACGTATCAGATCTTGCAGAGCTGAGAAACAGGATCATGGAGAGAGCACGAGAGCTAGGTATTGAGAATGTAAGGATCTCTATTGAGAGTCTGAGTGAGAAGAGTATAAGACTTATAATAAGAGGGATCATAAGAGACCTCAGGAGAGAAGAAGAGATAAGATACTCGATGCTAGATGAGATCTATAGCAGAGCATTCCAGAAGATCAGAGAAAACAGATCTGTGTAG